The sequence below is a genomic window from Croceicoccus marinus.
CGCCAGCACAATCGGCACGCGCGCCGCGATGCCCAGCGGACGGAGCAGCGGGATCGCCCGCCACATCGCCGCAAAGGCGGCGGCACCCGACAGCAGGCGGCCATCCTCGCGCGCATGGAAGCGCTCCAACAGGTCCGCGCGGTCGACCGGGCAATCGCCTCCGGCTCCGCATGCGACATCGAGGAAACGGATCGCGCCGCGCCGGTCGAGGCGGCGCATCAGGGCAATCTCTCGGCGGCACAGGGGGCACGCGCCGTCGTACCAGACGATCAGGTCAGACATGCGAGTGATATGGGAAGCCGAAGGCCCCTCTCACAGGGCCGCGCGATAATCCTGCCCCAAAGGGCAACGACCGCCCTTCGGACAGCAGCGCCGCTGGGCGGGCCCAAGCGCACCGGTTCAGGAGGCGCGCCGGGCAGGCACGCCCGCCGTTCAGCCGACGAAGGCGCGCTCGATCACGAAATGGCCGGGCTTGGCATTGCTGCCCTCGACGAAGCCGCGCGCTTCCAGGTCGGCGGCATGGTCCTTGATCATTTCCATGCTGCCGCACAGCATCACGCGATCGTTTTCGGGATCGAAGGTCTTGGGCCCGCTGACGTTCTCGAACAGCTTGCCGTTCTCGATCAGCTGGCCGATGCGGCCCGTGGTGCGAAACGCCTCACGCGTGACGGTGGGGACGTAATGGAACTGCAGCAACGCCTCGT
It includes:
- a CDS encoding thiol-disulfide oxidoreductase DCC family protein — its product is MSDLIVWYDGACPLCRREIALMRRLDRRGAIRFLDVACGAGGDCPVDRADLLERFHAREDGRLLSGAAAFAAMWRAIPLLRPLGIAARVPIVLALLERAYRAFLVVRPRLQRLAEKSAPC